CATAATGACTGACTGTTAGAGCACTGGTATGCACTAGTATACACACGTCACAAAATGTTGAGAAATGCTCCATATAAAACATGCTTGGAGAAAACAACATGGACTTTCTAACACATTCTTTTTAGACGTAAAATGTAATTATAATTTTGCATATACAAACATTTTCATATTTAGTATTAGTAATAACAATCATGTATATGTTATAAGCAGTCAATTTTATCAGAAATTCCAACCTCTGGAATCCTTTCATGATGAATCAATGGCTTCCTGGTTGCAAAGAGCCACTTTAAGAGTTTCCCCCAAGGATCTCTTCCAGGTTAATGTCCTTCATCCAGTCATCATTTCCTGTGCCTGACTTCAAGAGCGAGTCGATGAAATCCGAGTCGGTGTTGACCCCGGGCACGGTGTTGTCCCCCTCGGGCAGAAAGTCAAATGTGTGCTGGCCTGGGCGACCACCGCCGCTGTTCTGCTGATACCCCCTCAGGCTGGGCGGTGGGAAGGGACCAGTGCAAACTGACTCGGCTATGGAGCCTGGGTTCAGATTGGTGGAGGGTGTGGGCATCCGCGGTTGAGTCTGTGGCGGGCACGTTCTTGAGGTTGGCCCCCTAAGGTTGCCAGGGTTGAGGGGTGGCAGTCCCCCGTGTGGTGCCACTTGATTGGGGGGTCCAATGGAAGTCTGTGGGAAATGGTGGTGCCCTCCCAAGTCGGGCTGTGAGCCAGGGGATCCTGTGGATCCTGGTCTCCTCTTCAGGTCCAGCCCGGTCTGCTTGTGTCCCTGGGCCCAACTCATGCCTGCCTCCATGCTGGCACCACCAGGGGAGCCACGCAGCCCTGGTCCCAGCAGCCTGTGCTGACTCACCGCAGTCCTGATGCGTGCCTGGATGTTTGTGACCGCGTTGGAGGCAAAGCCCTGAGCGCTGGCTCCCTGGAACGGGGGCAGTTTGTTGGGATGTAATCCCCCCAGTCTGCTCTCGTTGCCGCTGTTGAaggggtgctggtgctgctgctgctctctcagcGGGCCCGCACACGGCTGGACACAGGAGCCTTGACGGGGGTCCTGTCCGCTTGGGAAGGTGTCACCAGACGTGGGCATGATCTTAGAGGCCTGGCTGTTGGGCAGGGGGCAGGGCATGGCCTGTAGGTCACTCTGGTCTGGGCTGGCCTTTACAACAGGTTGAGAGGAGTTCATTCCTAAAgagaatacaaacaaacatgaacaaCTCTACAATGATAAAACAGGTTGTCGATGATGGCACTGGGTTTATGGTCAGGTAATCTGTACACAGTCAGCACCATTTTACATTGTAAGCTGATATCTTGTTGCCTGTTAGCTATACATTAGCCTTCACCACGGGCATAAAAGATGAATGAAGGGTGTACGCTTTGTCTGGTGttaaatgttattattatttagctCTAGCGTGTTGAAGGTAAAAGAGAATAGATGGAGGATGCACTGCTGTTATTTGGACTAAACATGGATCTTTACGTGGAGTGAATCTTTTTACATTTAGACAAACATTCTACTCATAGTGAAATGGTGCCAAATGATACATAATGAATACAATACTGAAATGTTGAGAGAATACACAATATTAATACAATACTTGCAGCTAAAATGACGACATATTATTGATTACCTGTGTATATCATAGAGTGCTGTCCTCCTGCCGCCATTCTGGCCTGCTCGTAATCAGGGGGAGGCCTCGTGAGATGATGGCTGAACTGGTCTTGGGGACCGGCTTTATCCTgaaacacagaggcacacactgaCTGAGTGATGGTGATCATGATGGTGATCAGGAGAACTGAGCTGTCagtgtctatgtgcatgtgacctgtgtatgtgcatgtgacctgtgtatgtgcatgtgtatcatAATGGATAGCTTTGCTGTTTCTGCCCAGCAAAAGTCATGATATAGTACAGCAAAGCTACAGAGTGTACTCCAACAGGAAAGCAAACCCTCTGGTTTAACTTCAGGGAAAACAAGGAAACAATGGAGAGCTCTAGGGATACTGACCACTGGGATGATATGATCTGACAATGTTCATTGGACTTTGTGGAAACATATAGAGTAATGTAAAGGTATGCACAGATGTGCGGAAATGAAAATGTATACAGACATTCTAGAACCATCTGTTAAAAAAAGTCCATGTTAACCATGAGCGCATCACTGCTAGTGGTCTCTCGGCTGTTCCATGTACTCTGACAGACTTACTGCTGTACTGTGAAGTACCATTTTCTAGGAAACTAAAGTCCAACACATATCATTCATGTTCCTGCACGTAAACATAGATACTTAACTAAGCCAGGAAGCACAGTCATCCTCTCTAACCCCCTCCATTCAACCTTGCTGAAGAACTTGTTCCTGCAGCTTAGACGCACGGAAGCAGCTGTACAGCATGACGTGCTCTCTCGTCCTCCCACCTCGGTTTCCAGGACCACCTCGAGTTCCGCCTGAGCTTGGGTGGCCTTGTTTACACCCACAGCTTTTGCTCGTGTTGTAGATCTGCTGTTTGTTAAGCAGCAACGGCAGTTTTTATGCAGCAGTAGCTGTAAACTAAGCTTGATTAGAGTGATGTGGAGGAGCACAGGGGAGAATATATTGATGGTAAGGCACAGAGCATTAACAGTGACTTGGCCAGTCTGTAAAAAGCACACGCTGTGCCTTTTCATTTGATGTTGAATGCACTAAACCTGTAGGTGCATGCCACAGCTCTTTAACTGGCGCCCACAGCTCAACTGGAGCACTCAGTCACAGGCGCAACTGCACTAATCACGGAGCTGCAGCACTGCCGACCGACATTACAAGAGTCAAAAGATTTCCAGTCCCTGTTTTGTGGTTGTAATAGATCTGACCTGGAAACAACCATGTAGTTCAAGTGTAAACGGAACAAAGCTCTTGTCAACAGGATTGGAATGTAAAAATATGAAAGAATTGAGGACATTGAGGAAACTACTCTTTCAGTGACATTATTTTGATATGTATAAAACATTTTGACAagaagtacatactgtacatttaaagGGGCACCACCGAGGTTATTATTCTCATATCCTGAAAGGCTCCTCAGAAGATATATACATCTCCATATTCCCTATAGCCTCATGCCTCCGTTTTTCTTGGTCTGAGAAACACTTCCATCATCTAGCTCCTCTCCTAAAGTGAACTCCATACGGTCATATGTCATCGCAAGGGTGAACTCCTGCTCCTGTCCCATAACCAAACAACCGGTCTGTAAGCAACGTCCGTCAGCATATTGACTCGGAATATTTCCCAGGGCAAGATGGCTCTGGCGCTGGAGCCGCGCATTATTCACAGACACTGAGAAGAGCTCCATTCTCCACAGAGCTGCTCCAGAGGTCCCAGaaggaaaacacagagagagagcaaactcCCTCCCCACTTTCCCCTTTCTCACTGCCCTAcccaagtaaacacacacacacacacacacacacacacacacacacacacacacacacacacactcacatcacatcacaggaaaaattcaaaactttgaCAGGTCAGTGTGGGAGCAGGGGGAGATGAAAATTCCTTTCAGATTTCACCACCAAGTTGAAGTTGCCGTCATTATCTAGAAAAGCAACGTTGCAGTAATTCCAGTTGCAAGTTACTCGTTGCTTATTTTATTTCTCAAGATTTCATCCTGTTAAAAGGAAGTTTGTCAGGAGTCTTGCCACTGCTGCCTTTCTGCTTACTACCCAGGGTTCAGACCTCGAGTTCTGTTATTAATAGGTCTACATGAATAGAGGACACTGAACGTAATGGAAATTCAATTTACGTCAATCTTACTCAACATAATCATAaacaataaaaaagagagaaatacagatgCAGATAAAATACAGGCCACTGGGCCACAGCACTCCAACTGTTGTCAACAAGATGTACTGTTCATTTTCACAAAGCTGAAAAAGCCATAAGTCTATTCACTCCATTGTACTCCAGCCAATTAGCAGCACCGTGAGAAATCACAGAGGTTCTCAGAAAGTCTGACCACAAAGCCCGGCCGTCCTCATATTACACCCAGCCAAGCCCTCCCCTCTGCGGAGACCAGGCATGAGTGGGCCTTTCAAACAAGAGCTCTGTTAACATGTACGTCGGCGTAATCCTCTCTTTGTCATCCTGATGTGTCATGAAGCCATTTCCCATCTTTGGCTTTTTTCTCCGTCTCCACTTTAAATGAATGCCACATGTGGCCATGGAGTCCATAAAGGAGCCGTGTGTGAAGAATGCTCTTGGCCCAGGACATTATGACCAGCTGACACACATCCAGggcctctcgctcactcactcactgtctgcctccacctccccctctcactcccacacacacacagacacacacacacatatatagtctCTCACACTCATTCTCACGTTTCTCGATTATAACTTGCTACCATTACCTCTTTCACATAAACCTAAACTCATATACTTTCtctgctgcgcacacacacacacacacgtattgttCCACATGcgctctggctctctgtgtgagtgagcactCCCGGCTCTCACACTCCCCGCTCTCCCTCCGGCTGCAGTCCCAGGGGATGGGCCTCGGCATCTGGATTTGGCCCCAAAGCTCTTTCCCAGAAAACAAGCATTCCCTTCACAGCGCCAACCAGCTACAACCTGTCATTCCCATCCCCTTTACCCCCACGCTCAACCACTCCcgccagccaccaccaccagcagcagcccacCACAGCCACACTTCCTCCCTCACAACCTCCCCACAGCCTGCCTGCCACGCTCTTCACTTCTCCTCACACTGGAACAACAACACATGTATTTCTgtgtctgcttgtttgttttcatttggttTACCAAAATATACACCCTAAATTGTATCCTGTATGACTTATTGAGTTGAAATAATGTGCATAGCCTACTCATTATAACAAAAGAAACATGAGATATTCAAACATGAAAAAATACTATAAATATTCTTTAATATCAAACCACTTGCATTATCTGCATACATTTTTATCATTCGCCCATATAAAGATTCCAGCATTCACCTTATGGTCAATGTTAAGACCCCACGTGATGGCCATCATTAGTTATGTTTGTCTATTTGTGGGAACCCTATAGATATCTACACCATAGCCATTAAAATAAATCAGCAGAGAGAAGCGCTGTGCTTTAAAAGGTGCCATGAGGAAATGCTAGCAGTGTATGAAGAGACCCAGGCACAGAGCTGATGTGCGTGCTCTTTTGGAGCCATCTCTCTAAGTATCTCCCATTGGGAGGAAATACAGTGGAGCTAATTGCCACTCCGAGGGAGATTGTGTCTGCAATGAAGGATCTGTATTTCCATAGCATCACTAATCCACTTGACTGtgggaggaggtgcagggagATGCCTTATGATGCCTTtcgttttttttctgcctgatGACATGTCGAGAGAGCAGAGCTAACCGGTGCATTGGGAGCAGGCAGACAGAACAATCGCTCTCCTCATCGCATTCCAGATGGCTCATCTTGTGCGGTTGCCCATTATCACTCGTGTACAAAAGTGGGTGTTGTGCAGAAAGGTGGACGCTCATCTGCCCGATCATGACAAATCAGCCGCTCCACTTCTGGCACCAAGCTAAGCAGATTACTGTCATTTTCCACAACTTGTTCCTTGCAGCTAACAGACTCCAATTAACAAATCCCGCTGCGCACGTCTATGTGCTGATGGAGAATGGCTGTGACAAGTGGAGAAATTACAAGTCTTGCATGTTAATCTGCCACGCTGCCACAAAACCGGGGCTTGCTGTTGTCAGATCGCTCTAAGGGGGGAAACTTATTCAAGACTCCACTCTAGCTACTGTGAGCACATCAACAATATTCTCACAAGAACAACGACGAAGGGCTGTTTTTCCGAGCGGAAACTCAGCTCACAAAGGGCTTTGGGCCAAAAcagacaccgagagagagaaagacagaaagagcgaGGGTATATAAAGTGAGTTATATGACAAGCTATCCATCCATTTTtgcaaaatacaaatgacaGGCTCACAAGTGCTGTGCCGGTGATGCTGGCCTATCTCATATCTAACATCATGACTGTCTGTTCTATTGAGACTAATCACTACTATCAAGGGCTGATGTTCACATTAGCATAACATTACAATACTGCTGATTAGAAACGATTCATGTCTATATCACTTGAAAAACATCAGTCAGATAATTAGCTCGCTTTTATCAGCGCTAACTGTGCAGCTGCTGGTGGGCTCTCATGGCTATCTCATGAAGTGAGACAAAACCGCTTAACTGCATCTTTAAATTCAAAATAGATGAAATATCATTTTTACCGCTTGTTGCTGACTCATTTTGAGATGCATCCCCGGCCTGTGCTGGTTGAGACACGATCTCGGAGGCATTCCTTTGGTCAGGAGGCACTGTGGTCCAGCCGTGGGTACCTGCTGGTTCTGGAAATGAAGTCCGCTATGGGCCTGGTTCTGGTGCTGACTGtggtttttgtttgcttgttgttcttgctgctgctgctgctgctgctgctgttgctgttgttgttgttgttgttgtgaggtGGCTTTTCCCTGAGGCAAAGACATGAGGGAGCCCTGTTGCCCTATAGAGGTTCCAGCCTTAGGAGTGAACTGCAGCATGGGCTTGCTGTTGAGGACCTTGAGGTCTGTATAGTTGGAATTGTTGAATCCATTGCGCTTGAAGAGGCAGTTATTTCTGCCCTTGTTCTGCTTGATGCCGAGAGGGCTGCTGTGCTGCGTAGAGCACATTGTGGAGACCCCGGGTAGTTTGTCTCCAGAGGGGAAGCCCCCTGCGGAGTGAGAGCCCAGGCCCAGGGACCAGCTGGCCTGGTGGTTCTGATGCGGGTGGCCTTGCTGGGGGTGGTGGAGCAGGACATTGGGCTGCAGCTGGTTGGCTGCCATCTGTTTGAGCTGCTCGGCGTGGGAGAGCTCTGGCCAGCCCGCTATGCTTCTGGAGAGGCCCGCCGAGCCCTGAGACGTCTGACCATGACTCATCTGTACCGAACCGTCCATGGAGAACGATGGGCCGGCCGAGGCAGGCCTGAGCTGTGGGGAGCCCTTGGACACCTGGCCAAAGTCGGGCGAGTACTCAGTCTTGATTGGTTTATCCAAGAGGGGACAGGGATTGGTGGAACCTGCTGAGCTGGGACGGCCCAACTCCAGATTAAAGGTGTCGTCGTGCTTGAGGATCTTCTCAAACTCCAGGTCATTCAAGGAGGGCACCGATTTGGTCAGCTCGTCAAAGAGCTCCTGAAGCTCCGGGTCGATCTGGCCTCCCCCTTCATCGTGGAAGTCGAAGGCCATCATGCCGACGTCCGCGGAGGCCTGGCCACAGGTCTgcacctccacacactccttcttCATCTCCCTGAGGGTTTTGTTGAAGAGGTCGCTGCCCAAGCTGTGGGGCATCAGGGAGTGCAGAGCGTGGTGGCCCATGGAGGCTGAGCCTGGGTGATTATTCTGACCCCTGCTGGGCCCGAGAGCACAGGGCCCGGTCTGAAGACTGCCTGGATCCACACGGAGACGTTTGAAATCCCCTCCGGAATTCCCACAAGATACGCCATTTTTCTTGAAACCAGGAGGGTGTCCTTCAATCTTTCTCCTCAATGACCCATGGACCTAAGGCAAcaaaaaagaagacaaaattaGACAAGACATTATATATATGGTTTGCACACTGAATTAAGCCACAGAGAACAAAATACTGAAAGAATGCCTCCTTGTTCTTTCTTTAAACACAGATCAATAGCCAGTCTATGCTGAAATGCGCCTGAAGGGACAGTGAAGCACGTGACCTAGAACATCACAGAAAAGCACCTcttatttcatgtatttttcatcAGCAGTGACAAGAAAACTGTATCAAATCATCAGAGGAACTCATAGCGCATTCATTGTATTTCAGATGTCCTTTTTGGCAGCCATGACAGAGGCGGTTGGCACCATATAAGTCTGCACCATACATGTCCACTGAGACAGTGAGCACATGGAGGTCTGAAAGTCCTGTCATTAGCTGAGGAAATCTGTTGAGGAATCATAGAGATAGGACAAAGAATGCCTTTTGTGCTTTCCACATCAATACTATTCCCAGTGTAGTCTTAGAGTAAAAATAGCAGtactttctttgtctttgtgtgtgtgtgtgtgtgtgtgtgtgtgtgtgtgtgtgtttcatttcactTATTATGTGTGAGAGGGGATTCAGTTTCATTAAATTCATTTCTTCTTCATTTCTTCATATAATTAGGCCAGGAAATAATCATGCAAATATCAAAATGAgctgacaggaaacaagtgagTCTATGAGGCCCTGGTTGGCATACACAGCCAAATGGAGCACAGGAGGGAGACAACTCAAAAGCCCTGGTGATGTGTAATGGTGTCCCTGAGCATGACTGGCTTTGGGAGTGAAGTGAAAGTAGCAGTCATCCTCGAAGGGCTGGGACTGACTACTGCcttcctcccccttctcctAATATGCTGCTAGTCTTGGAGTCCTGCTGCCTAAACGGAGTATGCCATGAACTCCTGTTCTTGTTTATTAGTATGTGACCCTTCAAATGCAACCTTAGCTACAGTATCAGCAGAGCTTGTGCTGTTTTCTGGCCaagaggagtgagtgagtagcATGTTGGGTCAAGGATTCATCCACCATGAGAGTGCACACTCGTATCTATACCTCCACCTGTCCACCATCTCAGGCCTCAATTTCTCTAAGCCCTACCTCACAGTTTGTACATAGAACAGAGGCATTCTGATGTGTTGCCTAAAACTGGACATCTCTCATCAAGGGAAAGTGGATTTGGATTTACACACTCAACACAGTTGAGTCCCATGGTCTAAATGAAGAATTATGTCTTTCTTGTTTTCTCTGACTATGTCATCCTTTAATTTGATTATTTTGtcatttaattcacactgaCCAAACTTTATGTCTAATTTTCTTTCTATGAGTATCCTTACTGGTTAATTCTTGCAAATACCCACCCCTTACCATTAACCAATGCCAATGTTACCAATATGGTTTGACTCTGAGGAAGACGCAGTGCGTTTAAGATCAATTGTTTGCATCACAATAAAAAACTTTAAAGGTATTAGTGTATTTGTAAAAGTAAAAGTGTTCCGGTCATCCTTGGGGTTAGTCTCCTAGAAGCAGCCCAGCCTGGCTTTTTCATCTCCCATCAAGGTTCTGGACTTCAGTACCAAGTGAACTGGGAGTATCATGACCTTGACCAGGACTAAGTCTCTGAACAGGACATCCTGAACATCAAAGACCCTAATCACCAGTGCCCAGTCTCACCAGCTGTTACAGCGGGAGGCATCCTTGGGAGGAGATGGTCCGTCTGAACTTTTCTTTTAGTGATTTCCCTTCTGGTCTTTGTATGCGCATGTGGCTTTctgcaatgtgtgtttgtgtgttctgagCGTACCGGATTAGGGCGAATGAAACCTAAGGCTTCAGAAAGAGCAGCTGTTTTTGCGAgaaacacccaacacacacccaacctACTCTTCTTTACTCACATGTTTTCCACATA
The Sardina pilchardus chromosome 13, fSarPil1.1, whole genome shotgun sequence genome window above contains:
- the zmp:0000001236 gene encoding mastermind-like protein 2 codes for the protein MGEAAPAQPAVGGFVSMLGVGMVGSMPGRVSGPLAASRGSAVPQLHSAIVERLRARIELCRRHHSTCESRYQRGQAESSDREHENTLHLLNLVHQSTGNRKIRGSRSVGQQSTADYNRLNGEQRGQNSDTEPKAVTRNLVHGSLRRKIEGHPPGFKKNGVSCGNSGGDFKRLRVDPGSLQTGPCALGPSRGQNNHPGSASMGHHALHSLMPHSLGSDLFNKTLREMKKECVEVQTCGQASADVGMMAFDFHDEGGGQIDPELQELFDELTKSVPSLNDLEFEKILKHDDTFNLELGRPSSAGSTNPCPLLDKPIKTEYSPDFGQVSKGSPQLRPASAGPSFSMDGSVQMSHGQTSQGSAGLSRSIAGWPELSHAEQLKQMAANQLQPNVLLHHPQQGHPHQNHQASWSLGLGSHSAGGFPSGDKLPGVSTMCSTQHSSPLGIKQNKGRNNCLFKRNGFNNSNYTDLKVLNSKPMLQFTPKAGTSIGQQGSLMSLPQGKATSQQQQQQQQQQQQQQQQQEQQANKNHSQHQNQAHSGLHFQNQQVPTAGPQCLLTKGMPPRSCLNQHRPGMHLKMSQQQADKAGPQDQFSHHLTRPPPDYEQARMAAGGQHSMIYTGMNSSQPVVKASPDQSDLQAMPCPLPNSQASKIMPTSGDTFPSGQDPRQGSCVQPCAGPLREQQQHQHPFNSGNESRLGGLHPNKLPPFQGASAQGFASNAVTNIQARIRTAVSQHRLLGPGLRGSPGGASMEAGMSWAQGHKQTGLDLKRRPGSTGSPGSQPDLGGHHHFPQTSIGPPNQVAPHGGLPPLNPGNLRGPTSRTCPPQTQPRMPTPSTNLNPGSIAESVCTGPFPPPSLRGYQQNSGGGRPGQHTFDFLPEGDNTVPGVNTDSDFIDSLLKSGTGNDDWMKDINLEEILGGNS